A single region of the Marinobacter nanhaiticus D15-8W genome encodes:
- a CDS encoding xanthine dehydrogenase family protein molybdopterin-binding subunit, translating to MNNPASIGQPLDRVDGPLKVTGKAPYAAEHQLPQQPLIGWIVEASIPKGRIKSIATQAAEKSSGVVAVLTHHNSASQTPPHEPEEEGRFTQSRAMLFDDHIPYHGFPVALVIADTLVNARHAAKLMEVSYESAETTTRAGDEADEIPSELDGGMEPDITQGDFEQAYQGSEVTLDVTYTTPHQAAAAMEPHATIADFDGSQLKVYISAQLIGPSVQSLATTLKLDQDKVRVMSPYIGGGFGSKLGVHNEAVLACLGAMHLQRPVKVAQHRRHVFQNAPHRGNSIQHIRLGAGTDGQIRAIGHESFMPRARGYEFAEPTGASARTTYRTDALKSLHRVKQVDMPPCDSCRAPGHAIGSLAFESAIDELAYKCGQDPLAFRLANMPDKDPSTGQPFASHDLAACLKEGAEKFGWKSDGQEPGTRTEGRHLVGYGVASSIRVNMLMPSKTRIRLDSDGTLTAWADMTDIGTGTYTILTQIAAEGLGLAAENVRIELGDSTYPDSSGSGGSFGAGSSGSALHDACLNMRKKLLDVAREQGLVKDAPEEDARFEDGNLHWGDQTLALTDLVRQSGSDALEMDGEVEPGDDQENYSQQAYGAQFAEVHVDRDTGEVRVKRLLGVFSAGRILNHKTARSQILGGMVWGISYALLEELMLDERYGAFMNRDLAEYHLPVNRDVPALEVHFREEPDPRSNPLGSKGIGELSICGAGAAVANAVYNATGVRVRDFPITLDKVLEALP from the coding sequence ATGAACAATCCCGCATCTATCGGACAGCCACTCGACCGGGTCGACGGCCCCCTGAAGGTCACGGGTAAAGCACCCTACGCGGCCGAGCACCAACTGCCCCAGCAGCCATTGATTGGCTGGATTGTTGAAGCCTCCATTCCCAAGGGCCGCATCAAGTCAATCGCGACCCAGGCAGCCGAAAAGAGCAGCGGCGTCGTGGCAGTACTCACCCACCACAATAGCGCCTCCCAGACACCGCCCCATGAACCGGAGGAAGAGGGGCGTTTCACCCAGTCCCGGGCTATGCTGTTCGACGACCATATTCCCTACCACGGTTTTCCGGTCGCACTGGTGATCGCCGATACCCTGGTGAACGCCCGTCACGCTGCAAAGCTGATGGAGGTGAGCTACGAATCCGCCGAAACGACCACCAGGGCCGGTGATGAGGCCGACGAAATTCCGAGTGAACTCGACGGCGGCATGGAGCCCGATATCACCCAGGGCGATTTCGAGCAGGCTTACCAGGGTTCCGAGGTGACGCTCGATGTGACCTATACGACGCCCCATCAGGCGGCTGCGGCGATGGAGCCGCATGCTACCATCGCAGACTTCGATGGTAGTCAGCTGAAGGTTTATATATCAGCCCAGCTGATTGGGCCTTCGGTCCAGTCACTTGCGACCACCCTCAAGCTCGACCAGGACAAGGTTCGAGTGATGAGCCCCTATATCGGGGGCGGCTTCGGATCCAAGCTGGGCGTCCACAACGAAGCCGTTCTGGCCTGTCTTGGGGCCATGCACCTGCAGAGGCCCGTGAAGGTGGCTCAGCATCGGCGCCACGTTTTCCAGAATGCCCCCCATCGCGGTAATTCAATCCAACATATAAGGCTCGGCGCCGGCACCGATGGCCAGATCCGGGCCATCGGGCACGAGAGCTTCATGCCCCGGGCCCGGGGTTACGAGTTCGCCGAACCAACCGGGGCTTCAGCACGGACGACATACCGTACCGACGCCCTGAAGAGCCTGCACCGCGTTAAACAGGTCGACATGCCGCCCTGCGACTCATGCCGGGCGCCGGGCCATGCGATTGGCTCCCTTGCCTTCGAGTCGGCCATCGATGAGCTGGCCTACAAGTGCGGGCAAGACCCGCTGGCCTTCCGCCTCGCCAACATGCCTGACAAGGATCCGAGCACAGGCCAGCCTTTCGCCAGCCATGACCTGGCCGCTTGCCTCAAGGAAGGCGCCGAGAAGTTTGGCTGGAAATCGGATGGACAAGAACCGGGGACCCGGACCGAGGGGCGCCATCTGGTGGGCTACGGTGTCGCCAGTTCCATCCGCGTGAATATGCTGATGCCGTCGAAAACCCGGATTCGGCTCGACAGCGACGGCACGCTTACAGCGTGGGCGGATATGACCGATATCGGCACGGGCACCTACACCATCCTCACCCAGATCGCGGCCGAGGGTCTGGGACTCGCAGCGGAGAACGTCCGCATCGAGTTGGGCGACAGCACCTATCCGGACAGTAGCGGGTCCGGCGGTTCGTTCGGCGCGGGCAGCTCCGGCTCTGCTCTCCACGATGCCTGCTTGAATATGCGTAAAAAGCTGCTCGACGTTGCCCGGGAGCAAGGTCTGGTGAAAGACGCCCCTGAAGAAGATGCCCGCTTCGAAGACGGGAATCTGCACTGGGGCGACCAAACCCTTGCGCTAACCGATCTCGTTCGCCAGAGCGGAAGCGACGCTCTTGAGATGGATGGCGAAGTCGAACCCGGTGACGATCAGGAGAACTACTCCCAACAGGCTTATGGGGCCCAATTCGCCGAAGTGCACGTGGACCGGGACACCGGGGAGGTTCGGGTGAAACGCCTACTGGGCGTATTCTCGGCCGGGCGTATTCTCAACCATAAGACTGCACGCTCCCAGATACTCGGGGGCATGGTCTGGGGGATTTCATACGCCTTGCTGGAAGAGCTGATGCTCGATGAACGCTACGGTGCCTTCATGAACCGGGACCTGGCCGAATACCACCTGCCGGTGAACCGCGACGTCCCCGCCCTTGAAGTGCACTTCCGGGAAGAGCCGGACCCGCGCTCCAACCCCCTGGGTTCGAAGGGTATTGGCGAGCTGAGTATCTGCGGTGCCGGCGCGGCGGTCGCCAACGCCGTATACAACGCGACCGGCGTCCGGGTGAGGGATTTCCCGATCACCCTGGATAAGGTGCTGGAAGCCCTACCCTGA
- a CDS encoding FAD binding domain-containing protein, which produces MKPFHYQRINVVEDISAGTHEAAAVQFLAGGTNLIDLMKHEVEQPDQLADITSLSLRQIEDSDDKGLKVDTLVTNTQLASDPRVRQRWPLLSAALLSGATAQLRNRATTGGNLLQRTRCYYFYDTSRPCNKRQPGEGCSAIDGQNRIHAILGASDHCIATHPSDMAVAMVALDAQVSIRSGDGRQRTLPVEQLHRLPGEHPERDTVLEPGDLILGVQLPEPPPGRQIYRKVRDRSSYAFALVSVGVILNVVDDKVDSVHIAFGGVAHKPWRARKAEAALLGQSPTEENFIRAAETELADAQGYGSNDFKIPLARRTLVATLREAARQDEEEVIA; this is translated from the coding sequence ATGAAACCGTTTCACTACCAGCGCATCAACGTGGTCGAGGATATCAGTGCCGGCACCCACGAAGCCGCCGCCGTTCAGTTCCTCGCCGGCGGAACCAACCTGATCGACTTGATGAAGCATGAAGTCGAGCAGCCGGACCAACTGGCCGACATCACCTCGCTCTCTCTTCGACAGATTGAAGACAGCGACGACAAGGGGCTCAAGGTCGACACCCTGGTCACCAATACGCAACTGGCCAGTGATCCTCGCGTCAGGCAGCGTTGGCCGTTACTTTCAGCGGCATTACTTTCCGGGGCGACAGCCCAGTTGCGCAACCGTGCGACCACAGGCGGCAACCTGCTGCAACGCACCCGCTGCTACTATTTCTATGACACGTCCCGCCCCTGCAACAAGCGACAACCGGGGGAAGGTTGCAGCGCTATCGACGGCCAGAACCGGATACACGCGATCCTGGGCGCCAGCGATCACTGCATCGCCACACATCCCTCGGATATGGCCGTCGCCATGGTGGCGCTGGATGCCCAGGTGAGCATACGCAGTGGTGATGGCCGCCAGCGCACGTTGCCCGTCGAACAACTCCATCGTCTGCCCGGCGAGCATCCGGAACGCGATACCGTACTCGAACCCGGCGATCTCATTCTCGGGGTCCAACTGCCGGAACCGCCACCAGGGCGACAGATCTACCGCAAGGTTCGGGATCGCAGCTCTTACGCGTTTGCGCTGGTGTCCGTCGGCGTCATCCTGAACGTGGTCGACGACAAGGTCGACAGCGTCCATATCGCCTTTGGCGGGGTGGCCCACAAACCTTGGCGTGCGCGCAAGGCAGAGGCCGCCCTGCTCGGCCAATCGCCAACGGAAGAGAATTTCATTCGCGCTGCTGAGACCGAACTGGCCGACGCTCAGGGTTATGGCAGCAACGACTTCAAGATCCCGCTGGCCCGCCGCACATTGGTCGCCACGCTCAGGGAAGCAGCCCGCCAGGACGAGGAGGAGGTCATCGCATGA
- a CDS encoding (2Fe-2S)-binding protein, with product MAVLSINGQEVSLNEDPRTTLLDTLREIPGLTGTKKGCDHGQCGACTLLLDGRRVNSCLILAVQCEGSEVTTIEGLAQDGTLNPLQEAFVRHDGFQCGYCTPGQICSAQGMLDELANLEPSDVTGKGEVSLSREEIQERMSGNLCRCGAYANIVDAILEAAEKTGVASSVSKEAEA from the coding sequence ATGGCGGTACTTTCGATTAACGGCCAGGAAGTCTCACTCAACGAAGATCCCCGAACGACGCTGCTGGATACATTAAGGGAAATACCTGGACTCACCGGCACGAAGAAGGGCTGCGACCACGGTCAGTGCGGTGCCTGTACGCTGCTACTGGATGGGAGGCGAGTCAATTCCTGCCTGATCCTCGCGGTGCAGTGTGAAGGCAGCGAAGTGACGACGATCGAAGGCCTTGCCCAGGACGGCACGCTCAACCCGCTGCAGGAGGCCTTCGTACGACACGATGGTTTCCAGTGCGGCTACTGCACTCCCGGACAGATCTGTTCGGCACAAGGCATGCTGGATGAACTCGCCAACCTGGAACCCAGCGATGTGACTGGCAAAGGCGAAGTCAGCCTCAGTCGGGAGGAAATACAGGAGCGCATGAGCGGTAATCTCTGTCGCTGTGGAGCCTATGCCAATATCGTGGATGCCATCCTTGAAGCCGCCGAGAAGACCGGAGTCGCCAGTTCGGTGAGCAAGGAGGCTGAGGCATGA
- a CDS encoding MFS transporter — protein sequence MTAQHKRPSAPDERGFPALLLFLGLAFSFSVTMIGTTLPTPLYPIYQDVFGFSQLMITIIFAVYAGGVIAALVITGRWSDQLGRRPLLFAGLACSLISDVLFWQANGLEFILAGRMLSGFSAGIFTGTATVAVMEAAPPHWRERATFIATAANMGGLGLGPMFAGALSQYLPAPLALPYLAHTGLAVLALICVWRAPETASKPAHPKLSLQRLSVPPEVRGVFIPAAIAGFAGFAVCGFFTSIAPAMMGKVLGYQNHLLIGCVAGSIFIASTVGQFVQGKLPINLRLPLGSATLVSGVIPVALGIHLQSLILFILGAIIAGMGQGIAFRAGMGAITAASPANERAAVASTFFIVAYVAISAPIIGIGLMASAISLQATGIIFAAFVGTLAALALGLLLRRGTTPG from the coding sequence ATGACCGCGCAGCATAAGCGCCCGAGTGCACCTGACGAGCGTGGTTTCCCTGCCTTGCTACTTTTTCTCGGGCTTGCCTTCTCGTTTAGCGTGACGATGATCGGCACCACATTACCCACGCCGCTGTACCCGATTTACCAGGATGTCTTCGGTTTCTCACAGTTGATGATCACCATCATCTTTGCCGTCTACGCTGGCGGCGTGATTGCGGCGCTGGTGATTACCGGTCGATGGTCCGACCAGTTGGGCCGCAGGCCGTTGCTGTTTGCTGGCCTCGCCTGCTCACTGATAAGCGACGTGCTGTTCTGGCAGGCTAACGGATTGGAGTTTATTCTCGCCGGACGGATGCTATCGGGATTCTCCGCCGGAATTTTCACGGGCACCGCCACCGTGGCCGTCATGGAAGCCGCACCACCCCACTGGCGCGAGCGGGCCACATTCATTGCCACCGCCGCTAATATGGGCGGACTGGGTCTCGGCCCGATGTTCGCCGGGGCCTTATCGCAATACCTACCGGCACCACTGGCGCTGCCCTACCTGGCGCATACGGGGCTCGCTGTCCTGGCCCTGATCTGCGTCTGGAGAGCTCCGGAAACCGCATCGAAGCCAGCTCACCCCAAACTGTCGCTGCAGCGCCTGAGCGTACCGCCGGAAGTACGCGGCGTGTTTATACCTGCAGCCATCGCGGGTTTTGCCGGTTTTGCCGTTTGCGGATTCTTCACTTCAATTGCACCCGCAATGATGGGCAAGGTGCTGGGCTACCAGAACCACCTCCTCATCGGATGCGTGGCCGGTAGTATCTTCATTGCATCAACCGTCGGCCAGTTCGTGCAGGGGAAACTGCCCATCAACCTCCGCTTGCCGCTGGGCAGCGCGACACTGGTGTCAGGCGTCATTCCCGTAGCCTTGGGCATTCACCTCCAGTCACTGATCCTGTTTATTCTGGGGGCGATCATTGCAGGTATGGGCCAGGGCATTGCCTTTCGTGCCGGCATGGGCGCCATCACCGCAGCCAGCCCGGCAAATGAGCGCGCAGCTGTGGCGTCGACTTTCTTTATTGTCGCCTACGTGGCAATTTCCGCTCCCATCATCGGCATTGGGTTGATGGCGAGTGCGATTAGTCTTCAAGCCACCGGAATCATCTTCGCCGCGTTCGTGGGCACCTTGGCGGCGTTGGCATTAGGACTTCTGTTGCGACGGGGTACCACGCCCGGCTAA